From the genome of Deinococcus ruber:
CCAGGGGCCGAGGAGTTGCATCAGAGTGGCCGCCGGGATCTTGCGCTGGGTCATGGAACCAGCATATCCAAACTGGTTCTACCGGACGGCTCCAGATTTTTTTACTGTGAGTCTGGAGGTACCAGAAATGACGACTCATACAACCAGATCAGCTGAACTCAACCCCGCTGAGGCCGTGACGATCGCTCCGATGAAGACGGCCGCTGATGCACAGGCGTTCTACGATCTGAACGCCGAGTGGATTACGGCACATTTCGAACTCGAACCGAACGATCTGGAGCTGCTGAACAACCCGCATCGTGTGGTGATGGACCCCGGCGGGCAGATCTATCTGGCCCACACTGGGGGCAGGACCGTCGGGTGCGTGGCCTTGATGGCGTACGAACCGGGCACGTATAAGATTGCCAAGATGGCTGTCACGCCGGCCTGCCGTGGCCGGGGAATCGGTCGGCAGTTGTTGGTGCATGCCATTGAAGAGGCCCGGC
Proteins encoded in this window:
- a CDS encoding GNAT family N-acetyltransferase gives rise to the protein MTIAPMKTAADAQAFYDLNAEWITAHFELEPNDLELLNNPHRVVMDPGGQIYLAHTGGRTVGCVALMAYEPGTYKIAKMAVTPACRGRGIGRQLLVHAIEEARLMGARTLFLASSSTLVPAIRLYETVGFQCLNSNEWPFMRFARANVFMRMDV